A genomic window from Glycine max cultivar Williams 82 chromosome 17, Glycine_max_v4.0, whole genome shotgun sequence includes:
- the LOC102663077 gene encoding uncharacterized protein: MESSNVKNKSSGKRKMSSEDTRSYFTWNLEMERELADVLRDQRNLDNKGDGNWKVLACCTAAQILSKRFGVHLMVDNVKNRFKLWRTWYGIVSDILSQSGFDWDSTKYMITVENEISWNEYVKSHEEAKRFRFKVIPNWDDIVGLCAKDTENALDVDDIMSKETNEEEAIHSVSFDLEGSSSATRKNIHPSKSGEKEGMISSMKEVTESLKEFVEMTKKKMKNKKMEIKEAQEVVHEVVSELDNIPNFNGALRHRAIDC, translated from the exons ATGGAATCAAGCAATGTGAAGAACAAGTCAAGTGGAAAAAGAAAGATGTCTAGTGAGGACACAAGAAGTTACTTCACATGGAACTTGGAAATGGAGCGTGAGCTAGCTGATGTGCTTAGAGATCAAAGAAATTTGGACAATAAAGGTGATGGAAATTGGAAAGTACTAGCATGCTGTACTGCAGCTCAAATTTTGTCCAAGCGTTTTGGAGTTCACCTCATGGTAGATAATGTTAAGAACCGTTTTAAGCTTTGGAGAACATGGTATGGAATTGTGAGTGACATTCTTAGTCAAAGTGGATTTGACTGGGATAGCACAAAGTACATGATTACcgttgaaaatgaaatttcatggAATGAATATGTAAAG tcacATGAAGAAGCCAAAAGATTTCGATTCAAAGTCATTCCTAATTGGGATGATATTGTTGGCCTATGTGCAAAGGATACAGAAAATGCATTAGATGTAGATGATATCAtgagcaaagaaacaaatgaagaGGAAGCAATTCATAGTGTGAGTTTTGACTTAGAGGGATCAAGTTCCGCCACAAGAAAAAACATTCACCCAAGTAAGAGTGGAGAGAAAGAAGGGATGATTTCCTCAATGAAAGAAGTAACCGAGTCATTGAAAGAATTTGTTGAAATGactaagaagaagatgaagaacaaaaaaatggagATAAAAGAAGCTCAAGAAGTGGTACATGAAGTGGTGAGTGAGCTAGATAATATACCTAATTTTAATGGTGCACTTCGACATAGAGCAATCGATTGTTGA